The window ATGCCGCGGCGGAAAGGGACGGCACTCGACGACCCGGACGAGTGAGGAGAGGGGATGGAATGGTCCTGCCGTCACCCATATTATCTCGCGGTGCCAATGAGATCGTATATGTTCTCGATCGTCACGGGCGGCGCCGGATTTATCGGCTCCCATCTGGTCGACACCCTTGTGGAGCAGGGGGATCGCGTGCTGGTTCTCGACAGCCTCCGCACCGGGGATCTCGCCAATATCAGGGGGCATCTCGATGCCGGGAGAATTGATTATCTTCAGGCCGACCTGCTCGAAGATGGCTGGCAGGAGAGGTTCGAAGGGGCAGAGAGGGTCTATCACCTCGCCGCCGACCCTGATGTTCGGGGGAGCGCCGCAACGCCGGCAGACGTCTATGAGAACAATGTCACCGCCACGGTCCGCGTCCTCGAAGCGATGCGGGTCCACGGTGTCGGCGAGATCGTCTTCACCTCCACCTCGACTGTCTACGGCGAGGCGTCGGTCATCCCGACGCCCGAGGACTACAGCCCGATGGAACCGATCTCGGTCTATGCCGCGAGCAAACTGGCCGCGGAAGCGATGATCTCGTCCTATGCCCACACCTACGGGATGAAGGCGCGGGTCTTCCGGTTCGCCAACATCATCGGCGAGCGGAGCA is drawn from Methanofollis sp. and contains these coding sequences:
- a CDS encoding NAD-dependent epimerase/dehydratase family protein, which produces MFSIVTGGAGFIGSHLVDTLVEQGDRVLVLDSLRTGDLANIRGHLDAGRIDYLQADLLEDGWQERFEGAERVYHLAADPDVRGSAATPADVYENNVTATVRVLEAMRVHGVGEIVFTSTSTVYGEASVIPTPEDYSPMEPISVYAASKLAAEAMISSYAHTYGMKARVFRFANIIGERSNHGVIWDFAHKLKENPAELEILGDGKQIKSYLLVSECVAALLHAVRAADGPFACFNIGSEDWIDVTAIARIVAEEMGLPDVRFRYTGGDRGWVGDVPRMQLAVEKIGATGWHTTVGSEESVRQAARALVREIC